The following are from one region of the Achromobacter xylosoxidans genome:
- the ruvC gene encoding crossover junction endodeoxyribonuclease RuvC: protein MRVLGIDPGLRRTGFGVIDADGPRLRYVASGTIVVPPALALSERLKVILDNLRQVARDTQPDVAALEIIFLNTNPASTLLLGQARGAALCALADSSLPVHEYTALQIKKAVVGTGRAAKEQVQMMVQHLLSLDGAPAPDSADALACAICHAHAGPLQDKLERLGASLRMSGKTRIRNGRLIG, encoded by the coding sequence ATGCGCGTCCTCGGCATCGATCCCGGCCTGCGCCGCACCGGCTTCGGCGTGATCGATGCCGACGGCCCGCGGCTGCGCTATGTGGCCAGCGGGACCATCGTGGTCCCGCCGGCGCTGGCGCTGTCCGAACGCCTCAAGGTCATCCTGGACAATCTGCGCCAGGTGGCCCGCGACACGCAACCCGACGTGGCCGCGCTGGAAATCATCTTCCTGAACACCAACCCAGCCTCCACCCTGCTGCTGGGCCAGGCGCGCGGCGCGGCGCTGTGCGCGCTGGCCGACAGTTCGCTGCCCGTGCACGAGTACACCGCGCTGCAGATCAAGAAAGCCGTGGTCGGCACCGGCCGCGCCGCCAAGGAGCAGGTGCAGATGATGGTGCAGCATCTGCTGTCGCTGGATGGCGCGCCCGCGCCCGACTCGGCCGACGCGCTGGCCTGCGCCATCTGCCATGCCCATGCCGGCCCGCTGCAGGACAAGCTCGAACGCCTGGGCGCGTCCCTGCGCATGAGCGGCAAGACCCGCATCCGCAACGGCCGTCTGATCGGCTGA
- a CDS encoding threo-3-hydroxy-L-aspartate ammonia-lyase has product MQPELPTYDDVVRASERLAGNAHRTPVLTSTTADAISGASVFFKCENFQRMGAFKFRGGYNAIARLTPEQRAAGVVTFSSGNHAQAIALASKLQGVQATIIMPLDAPAAKRAATEGYGGKIVTYDRYTEDREAIARRIQAETGATLIPPYDHEDVIAGQGTAAKELFEEVGELDYLFVCLGGGGLLSGSALSAYALSPRCLVYGVEPEAGNDGQQSLRKGEIVRIPAPKTLADGAATTHLGNLTFPLIQQHVRDIVTVTDEQLVTTMRFFAERMKMVVEPTGCLGAAAVMQNVVPVRGARVGVIISGGNVDLPAYAKLLAG; this is encoded by the coding sequence ATGCAGCCCGAATTGCCCACCTATGACGACGTCGTGCGCGCCAGCGAGCGCCTGGCCGGCAACGCGCACCGCACGCCCGTACTGACCTCGACCACCGCCGATGCGATCAGCGGCGCGTCGGTCTTCTTCAAGTGCGAGAACTTCCAGCGCATGGGCGCTTTCAAGTTCCGCGGCGGCTACAACGCCATCGCCCGCCTGACTCCGGAACAGCGCGCCGCCGGCGTGGTCACGTTTTCGTCGGGCAACCACGCGCAGGCCATCGCCCTGGCCTCCAAGCTGCAAGGCGTGCAGGCCACCATCATCATGCCGCTGGACGCCCCCGCGGCCAAGCGCGCGGCGACGGAAGGCTATGGCGGCAAGATCGTCACCTACGACCGCTACACCGAGGACCGCGAGGCGATCGCCCGCCGCATCCAGGCCGAAACCGGCGCCACCCTGATCCCGCCCTACGACCATGAAGACGTGATCGCCGGCCAGGGCACCGCCGCCAAGGAACTGTTCGAGGAAGTGGGCGAACTGGACTACCTGTTCGTCTGCCTGGGCGGCGGCGGCCTGCTGTCGGGGTCGGCCCTGTCCGCCTACGCGCTGAGCCCGCGCTGCCTGGTCTACGGCGTCGAGCCCGAGGCCGGCAACGACGGCCAGCAGTCCTTGCGCAAAGGTGAAATCGTCCGAATCCCGGCGCCCAAGACCCTGGCCGACGGCGCCGCCACGACCCACCTGGGCAACCTGACCTTCCCGCTCATCCAGCAGCATGTGCGCGACATCGTCACCGTCACGGACGAACAGCTGGTCACCACCATGCGGTTCTTCGCCGAACGCATGAAGATGGTGGTGGAACCCACAGGCTGCCTGGGCGCGGCCGCGGTCATGCAGAACGTGGTGCCGGTACGCGGCGCGCGGGTCGGCGTCATCATCAGCGGCGGCAACGTCGACCTTCCGGCCTACGCCAAGCTGCTGGCGGGTTGA
- the dusB gene encoding tRNA dihydrouridine synthase DusB produces the protein MRIGQWTLPNNVLVAPMAGVTDRPFRQLCKKLGAGYAVSEMAASNPKLWDSVKTSRRLNHDGEIAPISVQIAGADPAMMAEAAVFNASKGARIIDINMGCPVKKVCNVASGSALLRHEDQIARILDAVVSACAPLDVPVTLKTRTGWDRESRNALRVAKMAENAGIAALTLHGRTRADLYTGEAEYDTIRAVKAELKIPVVANGDITTPEKARHVLDYTGADAVMIGRAAQGRPWIFREIDHYLRTGETLAPPSYGEMRELLLEHLDDHYRFYGEHTGVRTARKHIGWYLDGLPGADSFCARMNLIDNTRDQWRAVSDWFDLISRDGGSHPAPVAEALLAA, from the coding sequence ATGCGCATAGGTCAATGGACCCTTCCCAACAACGTGCTGGTCGCGCCCATGGCGGGCGTGACGGACCGTCCTTTCCGCCAGCTTTGCAAGAAGCTGGGGGCGGGCTATGCCGTCTCGGAAATGGCCGCGAGCAACCCCAAGCTGTGGGATAGCGTCAAAACCTCCCGCCGCTTGAACCATGACGGCGAGATCGCCCCCATTTCGGTGCAGATCGCCGGCGCCGACCCCGCCATGATGGCGGAGGCGGCGGTGTTCAACGCCAGCAAGGGCGCCCGGATCATCGACATCAACATGGGCTGCCCGGTCAAGAAGGTCTGCAACGTGGCCTCCGGGTCGGCGCTCTTGCGCCATGAAGACCAGATCGCCCGCATCCTGGACGCGGTGGTATCCGCCTGCGCGCCGCTGGACGTGCCGGTGACCCTGAAGACCCGCACCGGCTGGGACCGCGAAAGCCGCAATGCCCTGCGGGTGGCGAAAATGGCCGAAAACGCCGGCATCGCCGCCCTGACCCTGCACGGCCGCACCCGCGCCGACCTCTATACGGGCGAGGCGGAATATGACACTATCCGCGCCGTCAAGGCCGAGCTGAAAATCCCCGTTGTCGCCAACGGAGATATCACTACGCCCGAAAAAGCCCGGCACGTCCTGGATTACACTGGCGCCGACGCGGTCATGATCGGCCGGGCGGCTCAAGGCCGTCCCTGGATTTTCCGCGAAATCGACCACTACCTGCGCACGGGCGAAACACTGGCCCCTCCCTCCTATGGGGAAATGCGCGAGCTGCTGCTCGAACATCTCGACGACCACTACCGGTTTTACGGCGAGCACACCGGCGTACGCACGGCGCGCAAGCACATAGGCTGGTATCTGGACGGCCTGCCGGGGGCGGATTCGTTCTGCGCCCGCATGAATCTGATCGACAACACCCGCGACCAGTGGCGGGCCGTGTCGGACTGGTTCGACCTTATCTCGCGCGACGGCGGATCCCATCCGGCGCCGGTCGCAGAAGCCCTGCTGGCGGCATAA
- a CDS encoding complex I NDUFA9 subunit family protein translates to MRILVIGGTGFIGRHLVARLSADQHQIVVPTRLYSRGRDLQILPTVTLLECDVHDDATLDGLAQGCDAVINLVGILHGNAGRPYGSAFARAHVLLPQRIAQACRRQGVRRLIHISALGADSNGDSMYQRSKGDGEVAIKQEFQGNRDGGWTIFRPSVVFGPDDKFTNMFAGLARWLPVLPLAGAHVRMQPVYVGDVVAAIVSALGNTHTCGKTYELGGPQVYTLGEIARLCAAWSGHPRPVVSMPMGVGRMQARLFECMPGTPLMSRDNLDSLRRDNICSGPIAPELHVVPTGLEAVAPRYL, encoded by the coding sequence ATGCGTATCCTTGTCATCGGCGGCACCGGTTTCATCGGCCGTCATCTGGTAGCGCGGCTTTCCGCGGATCAGCATCAGATCGTCGTGCCCACCCGGCTTTACAGCCGCGGGCGCGACCTGCAGATTCTTCCCACCGTCACCCTGCTCGAATGCGACGTGCACGACGACGCCACGCTGGACGGCCTGGCGCAGGGTTGCGACGCGGTCATCAACCTGGTGGGCATCCTGCACGGCAACGCCGGCCGTCCCTATGGCTCGGCGTTCGCGCGGGCCCACGTGCTGCTGCCGCAGCGCATCGCGCAAGCGTGTCGCCGCCAGGGCGTGCGCAGGCTGATACACATCAGCGCGCTGGGCGCCGATTCCAACGGCGACAGCATGTACCAGCGTTCCAAGGGCGACGGCGAAGTCGCCATCAAGCAGGAATTCCAGGGCAATCGGGATGGGGGCTGGACCATCTTCCGCCCTTCGGTGGTCTTCGGCCCGGACGACAAATTCACCAATATGTTCGCTGGCCTGGCGCGCTGGCTGCCGGTGCTGCCGCTGGCGGGCGCGCACGTGCGCATGCAGCCGGTCTATGTGGGCGACGTGGTCGCCGCGATCGTTTCGGCGCTGGGCAATACGCACACCTGCGGCAAGACCTATGAACTGGGCGGGCCCCAGGTCTACACGCTGGGCGAGATCGCTCGCCTGTGCGCCGCCTGGAGCGGCCATCCGCGGCCCGTGGTCAGCATGCCCATGGGCGTGGGCCGCATGCAGGCCCGGCTGTTCGAATGCATGCCTGGCACGCCGCTGATGTCGCGCGACAACCTGGACTCCTTGCGCCGCGACAATATCTGCAGCGGACCGATCGCGCCCGAACTGCACGTGGTGCCGACGGGGCTGGAAGCGGTGGCTCCGCGCTACCTGTAA
- the ruvA gene encoding Holliday junction branch migration protein RuvA, with the protein MIGRITGTLIEKLPPTICVDVGGLGYDIDVPMSTLYSLPDTGARVTLYTHLTVREDAHILYGFASAGERSAFRELIKVSGIGARTALSVLSGLSVADLAQAITLQESGRLTRVPGIGKKTAERLLLEMRGKLGADIGASPHAAPDNQSDILNALLALGYSEKESLSALKTLPEGVGVSDGIKQALKALVR; encoded by the coding sequence ATGATCGGACGCATCACCGGAACCCTGATCGAGAAACTCCCGCCCACCATCTGCGTGGACGTGGGCGGTCTGGGCTATGACATCGACGTGCCCATGAGCACGCTGTACTCGCTGCCCGACACGGGCGCGCGCGTCACGCTCTACACGCACCTGACGGTGCGCGAAGACGCCCACATCCTGTACGGCTTCGCCTCGGCCGGCGAACGCAGCGCTTTCCGCGAACTGATCAAGGTCAGCGGCATCGGCGCGCGCACCGCGCTGTCTGTACTGTCGGGCCTGTCGGTGGCGGACCTGGCGCAGGCCATTACGCTGCAGGAATCGGGCCGCCTGACGCGCGTGCCCGGCATTGGCAAGAAGACCGCCGAACGCCTGCTGCTGGAAATGCGCGGCAAGCTGGGCGCGGACATCGGCGCCTCGCCGCACGCGGCGCCGGACAACCAGTCGGACATCCTGAATGCGCTGCTGGCGCTGGGCTACTCGGAAAAGGAATCGCTGTCGGCGCTGAAGACGCTGCCCGAGGGCGTGGGCGTGTCCGACGGGATCAAGCAGGCGTTGAAGGCGCTGGTGCGCTGA
- a CDS encoding UbiH/UbiF/VisC/COQ6 family ubiquinone biosynthesis hydroxylase, with amino-acid sequence MTSSAFDIAILGAGPVGRVLALMLARVAPDPARIALLAGSAPAAVAPSAAVPATDPRVLAMNHGSRVLLESLHAWPERSADIRNIHVSQRGRLGRTLIQNTDFGVPQLGSVVAYSGLHAKLDECVAACGVTVLQGPPARIGMQDADGVRVEQGDATLLCRVAVQSDGAGATDVRRDYDQHAVLTTAYATLPRRGWAWERFTAEGPLALLPHPQTPDAYSVVWCSAPERAAELAALDNAAFSRALSAAFGDRLGRLSSQAPRHVFPLALSARRAQVHGRVAAIGNAAQTLHPVAGQGLNLGLRDAARLAQTLGSWLAHPDVNPGSALAEFAGARHVDRFITAGLTDLMPRIFSTGLAPVEHACGLALLGMDLASPLRAPLAQHLLQGFRA; translated from the coding sequence ATGACTTCATCCGCCTTCGACATAGCGATTCTAGGCGCGGGCCCGGTGGGCCGCGTGCTGGCCCTGATGCTGGCCCGCGTGGCGCCCGACCCCGCGCGCATCGCGCTGCTTGCCGGCAGCGCGCCCGCCGCGGTCGCGCCGTCGGCGGCGGTCCCCGCCACGGATCCCCGCGTGCTGGCCATGAACCATGGCAGCCGGGTGCTGCTGGAGTCGCTGCATGCCTGGCCCGAACGCTCGGCCGACATCCGCAACATCCATGTATCGCAGCGCGGCCGGCTGGGCCGCACCCTGATCCAGAACACCGATTTCGGCGTGCCGCAGCTGGGCAGCGTGGTCGCCTATTCCGGCCTGCACGCCAAGCTGGACGAATGCGTGGCCGCTTGCGGCGTCACCGTGCTGCAAGGGCCGCCCGCGCGGATCGGCATGCAGGACGCAGACGGCGTGCGCGTCGAACAAGGCGACGCGACACTGCTGTGCCGGGTCGCAGTGCAATCCGACGGCGCGGGCGCGACCGACGTGCGCCGCGACTACGACCAACATGCGGTGCTGACCACGGCGTACGCCACCCTGCCCCGCCGCGGCTGGGCCTGGGAGCGCTTCACCGCCGAAGGCCCGCTGGCGCTGCTGCCGCACCCGCAGACGCCGGACGCCTATTCGGTGGTCTGGTGCAGCGCGCCCGAGCGCGCCGCCGAACTGGCGGCGCTGGACAACGCCGCGTTTTCGCGGGCGCTGTCCGCCGCCTTCGGCGACCGCCTGGGACGGCTTTCCAGCCAGGCGCCGCGACATGTCTTCCCGCTGGCGCTGAGCGCCCGCCGCGCCCAGGTGCACGGCCGCGTGGCGGCCATCGGCAATGCCGCGCAAACCCTGCATCCGGTCGCAGGCCAGGGCCTGAACCTGGGCCTGCGCGACGCGGCCCGCCTGGCCCAGACGCTGGGCAGCTGGCTGGCCCATCCGGACGTCAATCCCGGTTCCGCCCTGGCGGAATTCGCCGGGGCGCGCCACGTGGACCGCTTCATCACCGCCGGCCTGACCGATCTGATGCCTCGCATCTTCTCGACCGGCCTGGCGCCGGTGGAGCATGCCTGCGGCCTGGCCTTATTGGGGATGGATCTGGCCTCTCCGCTGCGCGCGCCGCTGGCGCAACATCTGCTGCAAGGTTTCCGCGCCTGA
- a CDS encoding helix-turn-helix domain-containing protein, whose amino-acid sequence MSKKDVLEECVRASLERYFEDLGESEPHDMWDMVMRCVERPVLEVALERSGGNQSRASEMLGITRNTLRKKLLAHNIQV is encoded by the coding sequence ATGAGCAAGAAAGATGTCCTGGAAGAATGCGTGCGCGCCAGCCTGGAGCGCTATTTCGAAGACTTGGGCGAATCCGAACCCCACGACATGTGGGACATGGTGATGCGCTGCGTGGAGCGCCCGGTGCTTGAAGTGGCGTTGGAAAGGTCGGGCGGCAACCAGTCGCGGGCATCCGAAATGCTGGGCATCACCCGCAACACCCTGCGCAAGAAGTTGCTGGCGCACAATATCCAGGTATAG
- the purH gene encoding bifunctional phosphoribosylaminoimidazolecarboxamide formyltransferase/IMP cyclohydrolase: protein MKIETALLSVSDKTGIVEFARALAARGVRLLSTGGTAKLLADSGLTVTEVAAHTGSPEILDGRVKTLHPKIHGGLLARRDSAEHMDTIKAAGIDRIDMLVVNLYPFRETVAKPDCTFTDAVENIDIGGPAMLRAAAKNHGTEAGGVTVVIDPVDYSRVLAEMDKGGNTSYGLRLALASKVYAHTAAYDGAIAAYLTSLAEAEPKQEAVPARNEWPGTLTLQVKQEQALRYGENPHQTAAFYVDAQRPAGLLGNYRQLQGKELSYNNIADADAAWECARSFEAPACVIVKHANPCGVAVAADTLGAYQQAFKTDPTSAFGGIIAFNRPVDAATAEAVSSQFLEVLLAPAYDGAALAILAAKKNVRVLEVPMGTGQNAFDIKRVGGGWLVQSPDAYNVPRDALKVVTKRQPTEAEMNDLMFAWKVAKYVKSNAIVFVGGGMTLGVGAGQMSRIDSARIASIKAENAGLTLKGSAVASDAFFPFRDGLDVVVAAGATCVIQPGGSVRDDEVIAAADEHGIAMVLTGTRHFRH from the coding sequence ATGAAAATCGAAACCGCCCTGCTTTCGGTGTCCGACAAGACCGGCATCGTTGAATTTGCCCGCGCCCTGGCCGCGCGCGGCGTGCGCCTGCTGTCCACCGGCGGCACCGCCAAGCTGCTGGCCGACTCCGGCCTGACCGTCACCGAAGTGGCGGCCCACACGGGTTCGCCCGAAATTCTCGATGGCCGCGTCAAGACGCTGCATCCGAAGATCCACGGCGGCCTGCTGGCGCGCCGCGACAGCGCCGAGCACATGGACACCATCAAGGCGGCCGGCATCGACCGCATCGACATGCTGGTGGTCAATCTGTACCCGTTCCGCGAAACCGTGGCCAAGCCGGACTGCACCTTCACCGACGCCGTCGAAAACATCGACATCGGCGGCCCGGCCATGCTGCGCGCGGCGGCCAAGAACCACGGCACCGAAGCCGGCGGCGTGACCGTGGTGATCGACCCCGTCGACTACTCGCGCGTGCTGGCCGAAATGGACAAGGGCGGCAACACCTCCTACGGCCTGCGCCTGGCGCTGGCCTCCAAGGTCTACGCCCACACCGCCGCCTACGACGGCGCCATCGCCGCCTACCTGACCAGCCTGGCCGAAGCCGAGCCGAAGCAGGAAGCCGTGCCGGCCCGCAACGAATGGCCCGGCACCCTGACCCTGCAGGTCAAGCAGGAACAGGCCTTGCGCTACGGCGAGAACCCGCACCAGACCGCCGCCTTCTACGTGGACGCACAGCGTCCGGCCGGCCTGCTGGGCAACTACCGCCAGCTGCAGGGCAAGGAACTGTCCTACAACAACATTGCGGACGCCGACGCCGCCTGGGAATGCGCGCGCAGCTTCGAAGCGCCTGCCTGCGTCATCGTCAAGCATGCCAACCCCTGCGGCGTGGCCGTCGCGGCCGACACGCTGGGCGCCTACCAGCAGGCCTTCAAGACCGACCCGACCTCGGCCTTCGGCGGCATCATCGCCTTCAACCGCCCGGTGGACGCCGCCACGGCCGAAGCCGTGAGCTCGCAGTTCCTGGAAGTGCTGCTGGCTCCCGCCTATGACGGCGCCGCGCTGGCCATCCTGGCCGCCAAGAAGAACGTGCGCGTGCTGGAAGTGCCGATGGGCACTGGCCAGAACGCCTTCGACATCAAGCGCGTGGGCGGCGGCTGGCTGGTGCAGAGCCCGGACGCCTACAACGTGCCGCGCGACGCGCTCAAGGTCGTCACCAAGCGCCAACCCACCGAAGCCGAGATGAACGACCTGATGTTCGCCTGGAAGGTCGCCAAGTACGTCAAGTCCAACGCCATCGTGTTCGTGGGCGGCGGCATGACCCTGGGCGTGGGCGCCGGCCAGATGAGCCGTATCGACTCGGCCCGCATCGCCTCGATCAAGGCGGAAAACGCCGGCCTGACCCTGAAGGGTTCGGCCGTGGCGTCGGACGCTTTCTTCCCGTTCCGCGACGGCCTGGACGTGGTGGTGGCCGCTGGCGCGACCTGCGTGATCCAGCCGGGCGGCAGCGTGCGCGACGACGAAGTGATTGCCGCGGCCGACGAGCACGGCATCGCCATGGTGCTGACCGGCACCCGCCACTTCCGCCACTGA
- a CDS encoding aminopeptidase P N-terminal domain-containing protein: MSLPPDDIAPYAARRQRLMAQMRAAGGGIAILATAQEATRNRDAEYPYRHDSDFFYLTGFTEPGAWLVLTAGATDRAVLFCRPRHIEHEIWEGKRFGPEAAAAHFGFDDAHPLDALDELMPALLQDHATLYAPLAGDKRSDGRLHRWLTAAREASRGGHAPPARQQDIRPLLAEMRLIKDATEIAAMRRAAKISAGAHVRAMRVARPGMREYEIEAELLYEFRRHGAQSVAYNSIVAAGANACVLHYPAGEAVLRDGDLVLIDAGCEVDSYASDITRTFPVNGRYSGPQRALYDLTVAAQDAAAQATAPGRSFNDGHQAALRVLAQGMLDLKLLKGSLDGVLESGDYSRFYMHRTGHWLGLDVHDVGDYRQPGPTQGAERPWRQLEPGMMLTIEPGIYVRPADDVPEAYWNIGIRTEDDALVTDEGCELITRGVPVQAGEIEALMRE; the protein is encoded by the coding sequence ATGAGCCTGCCTCCCGACGACATCGCCCCTTACGCCGCGCGGCGCCAACGCCTGATGGCGCAGATGCGCGCCGCAGGCGGCGGCATCGCCATACTGGCGACCGCCCAGGAAGCCACCCGCAACCGCGACGCGGAATATCCCTATCGGCACGACAGCGATTTCTTCTATCTGACCGGATTCACCGAACCCGGCGCCTGGCTGGTGCTGACCGCGGGCGCGACCGACCGCGCCGTGCTCTTCTGCCGCCCGCGCCACATCGAACATGAAATCTGGGAGGGCAAGCGCTTCGGCCCCGAGGCCGCCGCGGCGCATTTCGGTTTCGACGACGCCCATCCGCTCGATGCGCTGGACGAACTGATGCCCGCGCTGCTGCAGGACCATGCCACCTTGTACGCGCCCCTGGCCGGCGACAAGCGCAGCGACGGACGCCTGCACCGCTGGCTGACCGCGGCGCGCGAGGCCAGCCGCGGCGGCCATGCGCCGCCTGCGCGCCAACAGGACATCCGGCCGCTGCTGGCCGAGATGCGGCTGATCAAGGACGCCACGGAAATCGCGGCAATGCGGCGCGCGGCCAAGATCTCGGCCGGCGCCCACGTGCGCGCCATGCGCGTCGCCCGCCCCGGCATGCGCGAGTACGAGATCGAGGCCGAACTGCTGTACGAATTCCGCCGGCACGGCGCGCAGTCGGTGGCCTACAACAGCATCGTGGCCGCCGGCGCCAACGCCTGCGTGCTGCACTACCCGGCCGGCGAAGCCGTGTTGCGCGACGGCGACCTGGTGCTGATCGACGCGGGCTGCGAGGTCGACAGCTACGCCAGCGACATCACCCGCACGTTTCCGGTGAACGGCCGCTACAGCGGTCCGCAGCGCGCGCTGTACGACCTGACGGTGGCCGCGCAGGATGCCGCCGCCCAGGCCACGGCGCCCGGCCGCAGCTTCAACGACGGCCATCAGGCCGCCCTGCGCGTGCTGGCGCAAGGCATGCTGGACCTGAAACTCTTGAAAGGCTCGCTGGATGGGGTGCTGGAATCCGGCGACTACAGCCGCTTCTACATGCACCGCACCGGCCACTGGCTGGGCCTGGACGTGCACGATGTGGGCGACTACCGCCAGCCTGGCCCGACCCAGGGCGCCGAACGCCCCTGGCGCCAGCTGGAACCGGGCATGATGCTGACGATCGAGCCCGGCATCTACGTGCGGCCCGCAGACGACGTGCCCGAGGCCTACTGGAACATCGGCATCCGCACCGAGGACGACGCGCTGGTCACGGACGAAGGCTGTGAACTCATCACCCGCGGCGTGCCGGTGCAGGCCGGCGAGATCGAAGCGCTGATGCGCGAGTAG